The Setaria italica strain Yugu1 chromosome IX, Setaria_italica_v2.0, whole genome shotgun sequence genome has a window encoding:
- the LOC111258448 gene encoding circumsporozoite protein-like — protein sequence MRWELVTRGTSVTARWPVRVETTRAPAVAVAVDVASGGAPSGEGAGGVRTDEAAATDAPAGARGGSAQPSEAAGGAPAGARGGSARSSEAAGGAPAGVHVGSGPSGEAAGGAPAGKAVEGAPAGEDGRGAPEGARGRSARPGKRGMPTGKAVEGAPASGRATAGARGAGDTEVTPATRDAETAHGAGRGEAAVWLGATGASAGGAAGAVVARRGPAREGGQGGPRGTDWTVKSARNSKSLGSEERVRANGNWVSSKTTWREMMTRLVERSRHR from the coding sequence ATGCGATGGGAATTGGTGACGAGAGGGACATCGGTGACAGCACGTTGGCCTGTGCGAGTCGAGACGACTCGAGCACCGGCCGTGGCTGTAGCGGTCGACGTGGCCTCCGGGGGGGCGCCGTCGGGCGAGGGCGCCGGGGGCGTGCGGACGGACGAGGCCGCCGCTACTGATgcgccggcgggcgcgcgcggTGGAAGCGCGCAGCCGAGCGAGGCCGCCGGGGGCGCGCctgcgggcgcgcgcggcggaagCGCGCGGTCGAGTGAGGCCGCCGGGGGCGCGCCGGCGGGCGTGCACGTCGGAAGCGGGCCATCAGGCGAGGCCGCCGGGGGCGCGCCGGCAGGCAAGGCTGTCGAGGGCGCGCCGGCGGGTGAGGACGGCAGGGGCGCGCCGGAGGGCGCACGTGGCAGAAGCGCACGGCCGGGCAAGAGGGGCATGCCGACGGGCAAGGCCGTCGAgggcgcgccggcgagcgggcgggccACCGCGGGCGCGCGAGGCGCGGGTGACACCGAGGTCACGCCGGCCACGCGGGACGCCGAGACCGCGCATGGCGCGGGAAGGGGCGAAGCCGCAGTGTGGCTGGGGGCGACAGGGGCATCCGCGGGAGGCGCAGCTGGAGCAGTGGTGGCGCGCCGAGGTCCTGCAAGAGAAGGTGGACAAGGCGGGCCGAGGGGCACCGACTGGACCGTAAAGTCAGCGAGAAACTCAAAATCGCTGGGAAGCGAGGAACGAGTACGGGCAAATGGAAATTGGGTCTCATCAAAAACCACATGGCGTGAAATGATGACGCGATTAGTGGAGAGATCAAGACACCGATAG
- the LOC101759995 gene encoding putative glycine-rich cell wall structural protein 1, translated as MARTKFVALSLIVLLSIGLANAARVARYVSAGGGGGGGGGGGGGQDGGSGYGSGSGYGHAGGYGSNGGAYAEGGGQGGGGGGGQYGGSGSGSGSGSGYGQAGGYGSNGGTYAQGGGQGGGGGGEQYGGSSSGSGSGSGYGQAGEYGPYGGGYAQGGGQGGGGGGGQNGGSGQGSGSGSGYGQARGYGSYGGGYTQAGGQGGGGGGGQIGSSGRGYGSGSGSGSGSAGSGDWHP; from the coding sequence ATGGCTAGAACCAAGTTCGTAGCCCTTAGCCTCATCGTCCTCCTTAGCATTGGACTGGCCAATGCTGCAAGGGTAGCGAGATATGTGAGCGCtgggggaggaggtggtggagggggaggcggtggcggtggacaAGATGGTGGATCAGGATATGGTTCCGGTTCCGGGTATGGTCATGCTGGTGGGTATGGGTCTAATGGTGGGGCATATGCAGAGGGAGGCGGCcaaggtggaggtggcggtggaggacaATATGGGGGTTCTGGGTCTGGTTCCGGTTCGGGTTCTGGGTACGGTCAAGCTGGCGGGTATGGGTCCAATGGTGGCACATATGCTCAGGGAGGTGGTCagggtggaggtggtggcggagaaCAATACGGGGGTTCTAGCTCAGGTTCTGGATCTGGCTCTGGGTACGGTCAGGCTGGCGAGTATGGGCCATATGGCGGCGGGTATGCTCAGGGAGGTGGCcaaggtggaggtggtggtggtggacaaaATGGTGGATCGGGACAAGGTTCTGGATCTGGCTCTGGGTATGGTCAGGCTCGCGGATATGGCTCTTATGGCGGTGGATACACTCAAGCGGGTGGtcaaggtggtggtggcggaggtggaCAAATTGGTTCAAGCGGCCGTGGATATGGAAGTGGCTCAGGAAGCGGGTCTGGGAGTGCTGGCAGTGGTGATTGGCACCCATAA